The DNA sequence tattttacaCCAATCCtagttatgaaatttcaattgaaaattattgtgaaaacaagtgccaaaactagaggtttcttgattctttttttttatagtttttctactctactctagagccattctaggtttctctttgagtcctagcttgcttttgtgtgcttttcattgctttaactGTTggataatccttgaaaatttgtcttgttaaaactctattggtttagctttcatttcattattttttgggtctttggttattgcttgtctctttgtttccttgcttgtgagttgccatatagggaattggaaaggacgAATGGtgtcataccttgaagaatttgagtcaagaagcaaggggccaaccaccttaagagctattggactaagaagcactccaaattgagtgaaacaccaaagagaaaatagccaccaaaattgaggactttttttttgtaattttgtaattggcaattttctttgctttcaaattttgtaacaaaaaggcctttcattggaagtaagttgggagcctccaataggtcaccctacttccatttgtgtgtaataattttaggcaattctCCCTTAGGATAGGGAGTGTTCttttgggaaccttaaatgaggccatccaaacactcttaggatccgcctagtttgcatttcttgcactttagtttcttgcttactttcatagcttatttcctttaccctccattgtcaaaccgcctagatagcttgccttttaccaattagtttttaccttatctttcaaacctcttttagtgtttattttggctagtttcaaccatagtttcttttaccttttgttttcaaacccccaacaataaaaaaccataacttaggaaccaacatgagtcttcattcttcatctagtgttaatggtgagggttctcctcctaaggaccccttgtataagatattagatgaattgagatcccttaagtttttgaaagaaaaacaagagagaaaagaaaaaggcaaaaaaagagtggaagaaataagtcaagatgaaagagagaaaataagagaggaagagagaagaaaaataatgaaagaaatgaaaagagaaaaacatgcctcatatagtagtcatgactcttgcaagagtttaagtgaagaacttagaggctattatagagggtgccatagttcacatactaaacatcactcccaaagaagagaaaaggatagaaggcctcaagaggttaacattagcctcccatatttccatggaaaagataatattgagacctacttagattgggaaatgaaggttgaacaactctttgcttgccatcatattagagaagagagaaaagttccattggctacccttagctttcaagggtataccctctattggtggacttcccttgttagggaatgaaggactcatggggatcctccagtagatttttggaatgatcttaagagtggcccttaggaagaggcacattccctcctactatgaatgggagcttatggacaagctccaaaggcttagataAGGGAgaatgagtgttgaagaatatagacaacaaatggaactactctttttaagacctggacttagggaggaggaaagaacaagcatagctaggttccttagtgggcttaatatagaAGTATGGGACAAGGTtaaactccttccatatagggacctagatgagcaagtccaactttgtataagagtagagcaacaacttaaaagaaagccttcttcaaaatcttatggctttcactcttatccaaggaaagaccaagcccatggaattttgggggctgcaccttcaaaacccaagaaAGATAAGGGTAACAccatagaaaagcaaccccctaaggctagtatgcaagaaaagactagctctataaagtgttttaaatgtcttggaagtggacacattacttctcaatgccccaccaagaaaaccatgattatgaggagccaagacatttatagtagccaagatgaggctactacttcaccttcctctagtgaaagtgaagaagcaaaaggggaagaatctagtgaagaaatctacccccaagaagatggataacctttaatggttaagaaggagtgtaaggaggtaagtgtctcctccaagaggttagctaagaagtaaagacatttttaaataaagacaaatattaaagaaatttcccctcttagacaatcTCCACATTTtgtcctttgtaaaaagacacttgttagcattgccacacctcttaggcttgagtttaatcctcaagtaaaggagttgttggatgagggtttggttcacaaGAGCGAGCTTAAacccttgtgctttgttggtgcccaaaatatgtattattaggcaccaaatccctaaaataggtggtatgatgaatgtttttgagtggtgcaaccctcttttgtaaaatcattcatgcacccaacatcttcatgatttgtgtacatagggacttaTTAGGTacgtttgttcttatttttagtttcaatacaaacttaggtactcatatgggacaccttactcatatgggacaccttaggtttgtcatactttttggtaggaataatcaacatgaaaatacagaaaaaggtatattttattgcattacttttcttaatttttttaaacagtgatcaaggggttcccatgaaccctaagagaataaaggtcattcctgagtggcccactccaccatgtataaggaaaatttggggcttccatgacttaacaaacttttacaaaaggtttgtcccatatttttctatacttgtagcaccactcattgagttggtgaggaaccatgttccttcatgggaagatgcccaggaaatggattttcagaccttaccttacttcaacataccaaacaccactaatatatatgtttttgttctttttacatgtgttgaggaaaaaagctcagagtttcaagaatctcgggatttgaggtcaaatccttttcaagggggagggaatgaggcaatcctaccccgcaagggcattggatagactccaagtagattgggccagagatgtaagagaaggccctagggttctcttgagccttagggtagatttcgagcccatgggctaagtatgagcccacttatctttgtacatattagattaaggtttcattatttttgggccttgtatttaaggctccataatgtaggtagggtaccctagaaatataggatttttcagcccttgtattttaggacacctagactagtttttgtattaggggtagttttgtaatttcacatacattaagtgaatatttgatgtgtgtgttggaaaataaatttaattgaattgggaaaagcccaatccaattaaattttagagggggaggtgagcatttgcttgctacaccccattgtcacatcatatagttacactttgtgcatgtccttcatgctttacatgcctcatgacacctaagcacacttaatgGAGAATCTTAGACTTGATCTtcaattagtgggctgaaccataactaaaattcactaatcataagtagtgaaattttggctccaaaatttggctccataaattcaatttcaaatccaagtgaaatttgaatagaaattcaaatttttctccaattttgtgtgacacttaggctataaatagaggtcatgtatgttcatttttttcaactttgatcgtttgaaaattaaacttcagatttcagtgctcttttagagcataaaatttcgtgctcttctcttcctctcccttcattcatctccttcttcctccaagctcttatccatggcctcctatggtggtgagcttcttctagacgcatcttctccttgaagtggcatctcctctctctcttccttctccattccgctgccattcatcttcgaagaagcaaaggaattcattgatgaagaagatcctgggcctacaagctccaatggagcttacatcatagGGTTGGGTTCGTAAAAGCTAAAAATCACAATAATAGAAATTACATACATGGCATCTATGGTTTTTGTTCACCTccagcaagtgcaccggatcgcgcaagtagtataaaacgataagaacagagtatcaaactctcggggaacttatGTTATTTGGTAAAGCCATTTcaatgaataggtgtctagtgtaAAAAAAGATGTGTTTactatgaacaggtgtgtaagctaactattaaaaaaaaaatatgtgagtaatgatgtgtaaagacaaaaaGACGACACGTTgctcttcctaataggtgcctgatgttaaaaagatattctctacttaataATGCTTAtgcgttctatggtgtctcctgaaatgctaaacctcgattcctcatgatagtctagtctaatcctgatcaagcatcatccgcagattcctcttgttggactaaactcggccaggaccgcattaagacaaacatacaacaactaggttaccataCCCCGATCCCTTGTGATAATACGACAAACTAGCctcgtcctatcaagttctaagaatcagaccagtttccactattgaatgatcctaaaaacacatgcgtctacgtgatcaaggcaaaagcatggtagaatgaagttctaATAGCATAgcaaacacacaaaacatcattaaatagataaaaagatatttacatcaagtacctacaaggaagatccaacaaaggatttagctttccataactgggaagcttccattACAACAAAGAGAGGAGAAGGATGAaatattgaagaaatacaagtagtggggatgtctcctccacctttagaacctcacaatcactcacaaactcatcttaagctctcaggatggcttcatcttcaagctctggtctctacagatcttcacacgacaaaatctctcaaactctctggaacttggacctttctctctctagaactctctagacatgcagaagcttcaagaaaaggccaaacACCCAtcaaaaatctgatttcaggcttaaataggtggctttgttcgtgctcgtgcactTAGCGCAATTTtgaaccgcttagcgcacattagtgaatttcggcttagtgcGGCTTTTCTCACTCAgtggatggactgaagcggtgcgcttagcgggatggcCCTTCGCTCAGCGAACAAGcatagctcatccttcttctagattcttcctcgcacTTAGCCGAGGAATGTTGCGCTCAGCAGATGGCTCGTTAAGCCATcatattggcttagcgagagggtgaaaatcagcacttcaaaactttcctaattaacctgaaattgagagaaaatgattattaaacacacaaaatgaaagtactaagtatttattacctatctttaaccaaaagtaattacaacactacaaaataaccataaattgaaggagtttgatacaatttacacaagttttatacacaaaagttagtcgtattcatcaacTAACAGTTatacattaataaataatttgaattacaGTTCCCTAACAGTTTAACCAATAATGGCTTCCATTGTATCCAGTTTTTAGTATTAGCATGCCAGAACCACAGACTAAACTGTCATGTAGAAATAAAAACCCCTTTTAGTCTTTTGTCATGCACTAATCGAAGAAAAAAGATTTCTCAACAACAACATTACAGCTACTTGAATTCTGAAAAGATATTTTCCAAGTAATATTCTTTGTTTGTAATAAgatagaaatttaaaaacctATAGTACTACCATATGATCTTTTTCACTAGCCAAATTTTTCCAAGGAATaatcatagataattttttgttacacGTCTAGGAAACTTGCCTtgataaaatgttaaataaaaaaccaTCAAAATATCTTAACACAGAATCTTAGATTAAGATTTACTTCAAATATCCTCACTTGGACAAGTGAAGCACCAACTATTAAATAGTTCATTATTAGATGTCAAACAAGCAACGAACACTTGTAGGAAGCATGGTGCCTTCAGTTCTAGTCATGCCACAAGtgttctttatttgtttgacATCTTATGGGAAGAAAACTAAACTTCAAGTGTTTCCTTGTTTGACTTATATGCCACAAGCATTCCTTGTTTGCCTTGAACTTAAGGGAACAAACCATTCCACTTCAACAAAAGCATGCTGAAGTcaaagtaaaataaacaaaatacaagCATTCCAGCTTGAATTTTTAGtcaaagattaaataaaaaaactaaaattgatctggaaacaaacaaaaaataatacaaacagAATAGGAACtcataagaataataaataaatctattaTGCAATGCAACAgaatataaataacaaacaaattCACTTTAAAACCTTGCCATTTATCCAACAacttatctttaatttaatttaaaacagTGATATAACACATCAACATATTATAAACGATGtctaagtaatatttttaaaaatattttcaaattagtaattaaaaaaaaattgtccaattATCTTCTTGATGTAGAGGGAATTATAACAATCCTAAGCCCATAATTCATTGTACCCTTGAAGACCACACTTTATGGTGAGGACCGAATTCAAGTTGCTAGTCTTCAAAAGCCacttcaagctcttatctatCTAGTATACCTCATCACATTCTTCAACATCTGAGTCTGCACATTGATAGTGAGAAATTGTACAAAAGGTTATACAAAATATCAATACTAAATACTTAATAAATAGTAGTAAGCAAAGAAACCACCTATATGAACTGCCATATGATCTTTTTTGCTTGCCGATTTTCCCCCAAggaataatgatatatatttgtTACATCTAGAAAACAAGCCTTGATTAAACGTTAAATAAAAAACCATCAAAATATCTCAGATTAAGGTTCACTCCAAATATCCTCACTTGGGCAAAGTGAAGCACCAACTATTAAATAATAGTTCATTATTGGATGTCAAACAAGCCAATGGACACTTGTAGGAAACACAGAGCCTTATGTTCTATAGGTCATGCCACAAGTGGTCTTTGCATGTTTGACATTTTATGGGAACAAACCATGCTACATGTGTTGCCTTAACCTTATGGGAACAAACCATTTCagctttaacattttttttatcggccAATGTCAATTGTTGTTAGTTGTTTGTCAATGGAAAAACTGAACCCACAACCTCTTCTCCTCCCCCCGCCCCCTTCTCCTTTCACACTAAGTCAACCTTATAACTCCAACATAAGTCATGCTGAACTCAAAGTAAAATAAGCAAAATTCAAACATTTTAGTCAACGATGGGAAATTGTTTCATAGTTCAAACtcgtaaaaatagaaaaaatatgaaatcaaatCACACAAATTTTTTCATGCTTTCAATCCAAAAGTAGGAATCTGAAACCAAGAGGTGAGacccaaaatttcaaaaatcacATGTTCAAAACTAGTGCTATAGCATGCAACAGCtgaatttttagttaaaatataaaagttagaaagatatcattttctaagacggtttttatctaaaaactgtcttagaataaaaatcatcttagaagggtatctttttaagacggttcttagaaaaaccgtcttagagtattcttctaagacggttcttagctAACAATAGTCTTAGAAGAGTACCCGAACCATCTTAGAAGGATAttcttctaagacgattcttagttaagaattgtcttagaatatacactttctaagatgattttttaaataattgtcttagaatatcttattataaaaaaaattaaaaattctaataaaataataaaaagggaaaattctaataaaatagtaCATAAGGTTAATAACAAATTTTCTATATGAATTCTACCACTACTACATAAAATTAGATAATCAATATTCAAATACAAGGAATCTCAACTAAAACAAAACCATAAGGTTCAATATTGTGAGGGCTCCTTCCAAGACCTATGGTCCTCGGAATGATGGAGTGTATGAGAACAATCAAGGGGCAATATAGTTCATAAAAAGAGTACACCATATAAATACCTATGGACCATAAGTCACTAATCTTTAGAGGTGTAAGACCTCTATAGAGATGCTTGCTTCTCCCAACCAGCATCATTAGGTATGTCTACCATTGGAATATATTCATCATACCCAGACAAGTTGTTGGCATAGCTTGTTTTTCCTACTATCTTAGCCTGACAAATAACACAAATGCGAACAGCTATTATATTTGGGACAGAATATGCCAAATCCTATAAACAGGTTccttaacattttattttgatcatcCTTGTGATATTTTCAAGTATTGCAGAACAATTCTAattattgtatatttatatGAATATAATACACAATATAATATGCCCAAGAATTAATGAATTATGAAATAAAACTTGATTGCCATTTATTTTTTAGCAAGGAGTGTTCATAAACTAATCCAATTCAGTGCaaaccaaataaatcaaaaaactaaaaagaaaataatatatatgtgaaattACTgtgctaattaatttttttatggtctTATTATCTAAATCAcgtcttatttttctaattttttataagctcaataattcaaaattagattTGCTTTTCATCtctaatttctttattatataaatcttgtatttacataaaaaaaatattaagttttaacaaaaaaatgagttgggtaaacaaaaataagatactTCGACAATGACACAACATAAATTACAAAAGAGTTAGGAGGTAACGTGAAAATGTAGTGTATAAGAACTTTTTTAGTAATTTCAATCCCCAATGAGGTGTGTTTGTCCTAGATTTAGAGTGATTGGCTTATGAAATGATGTATGTGAtactttaaattagtttttattatactTATTGTGTATTTTTGGGTTTATTCACTACTTCccagaaaagtaaaaataaaacaaaccaaTCGCATGGTTTATAAAGGATATAGAATTTTAGTTACCGAAGGGTATGGCCATTTATAATGCCTATTCCACCAATCAAGTAGTTGTTGCCAAGCTTCCTTTGGTAACtttccattatttttcttcttcaaaaattCCCTCGAGGCTCCCTAGATATCCACTATACTTATGCAAAAGCTGGACTTTGAGCTCCCGATCCTCAACTTGAGAATCTAGGTTGTTTTCATGAACATCAACCTTATTCTGTGAAGATGTTTCACTTTGACCTTCAAATtgccacaacaaaatggaatAAGAATTAAAAGTTATCAGTAAAAACAATTcatgcaaataaatatttattaggaaaATATTGACATCATAAAATTGCATGTCAGTTATAACTATTGAGATGTAACCCAAAAATACTATTGACATATAATTATATCAAATAATTCTAAATCCTACCAATCCCCTTACTagataaagaaagtattgaCTTTTTTATAGTtctaagaaattaaatatatttaattattcatttaattaatacaattttCATAAAGTACTAATTAGAGGATTAGTAGAATAATATGATAAGAATATATATCCAAAATGACACATTTAAGTAAATAAGATAATGTCATAGACACATATTATTAGctgtttcactttaatttcttttgaagAATGCAGTTTTCTccccttcttctttctttttaattggtTAGTTTTTCTAGAATAAAAATGGGTAAGATAAAACACAACCAAAATGCTAAGGAAACTATGAAACAATACACTAACTAACCTCGTCACTGGCAATCAACAAGTTAAGATATAGCTTTGTATTTTAGGTTCTAATTCGTGATAGTATGAATCACAAAtcagtagaaaaaaaataaataaagaattatcACTATTATAAGGACAATAACTTAATAGAATGGATCAAAACTTATGGAGAACACTTTCATAGTGTCAACGTTATTATCAGCTCCAATCCAATCTTCATAATTCTAAAAAATGGTGAAGTgatgcaaattttgaaaaatccaTTTTCTATATAAGATCTGTCTATCTCTTAACTAATcgcaaatgaataattaatgaAACCCCTTAGAACAATATTTGACATTAAAATTTCAGCATATTTTATAATCATATTGCATTACAAACTTATAATGAGAAACAacatattaataagaaaaaggaaataacaaaaatagttttaaaataataatacaaattgtAATGGATAGAGAAATTGACcacaaaataaagaataataaagattaaGAACATGAGAATTATGAAAGTTGCACAACAAGAAATCATGAATAtatgaaacataaaaaggaCATGGAACTAAATTTCAAATTAGAATAAGCAAGTCAAACCTTGAATCCTTGGCATGTGTGAGATCACTATTGCTTGGATATTCAACCTACACAAAGTCCAATATCaatattgttatataaaaaatatctcacaGTATCTTGACTATATCTTAGATTATCTCCTAATTAAGATTGATTTCCATATTTGCTTATATTTCATTATTCATTCCCTCGTTTAACTATGATTGTGTGTCTTGTATTAGTATAAATA is a window from the Glycine max cultivar Williams 82 chromosome 2, Glycine_max_v4.0, whole genome shotgun sequence genome containing:
- the LOC102663043 gene encoding homeobox protein rough sheath 1, which translates into the protein MNDSHLKAPFLEENGFNKALQSSVNSSLEWLAVSIQPAAGFSSHSSWNYDNMSSLDSRPIDKQFQKMLNIQAIVISHMPRIQGQSETSSQNKVDVHENNLDSQVEDRELKVQLLHKYSGYLGSLEGIFEEEK